In the Acomys russatus chromosome 13, mAcoRus1.1, whole genome shotgun sequence genome, one interval contains:
- the Uba3 gene encoding NEDD8-activating enzyme E1 catalytic subunit isoform X2, with translation MADGEEPMAVDGGCGDTGDWEGRWNHVKKFLERSGPFTHPDFEPSTESLQFLLDTCKVLVIGAGGLGCELLKNLALSGFRQIHVIDMDTIDVSNLNRQFLFRPKDVGRSKAEVAAEFLNDRVPNCNVVPHFNKIQDFNDTFYRQFHIIVCGLDSIIARRWINGMLISLLNYEDGVLDPSSIVPLIDGGTEGFKGNARVILPGMTACIECTLELYPPQVNFPMCTIASMPRLPEHCIEYVRMLQWPKEQPFGDGVPLDGDDPKHIQWIFQKSVERASQYNIRGVTYRLTQGVVKRIIPAVASTNAVIAAVCATEVFKIATSAYIPLNNYLVFNDVDGLYTYTFEAERKENCPACSQLPQNIQFSPSAKLQEVLDYLTNSASLQMKSPAITATLEGKNRTLYLQSVTSIEERTRPNLSKTLKELGLVDGQELAVADVTTPQTVLFKLHFT, from the exons AATGGCTGTTGATGGTGGGTGTGGGGACACTGGAGACTGGGAAGGTCGCTGGAACCATGTAAAGAAGTTCCTCGAGCGATCTGGACCCTTCACACACCCTGATTTCGAACCAAGCACTGAA TCGCTCCAGTTCTTGTTAGATACATGTAAAGTTCTAGTCATTGGAGCTGGTGGCTTAGGATGTGAGCTACTGAAAAATCTg GCATTGTCTGGTTTTAGACAGATTCATGTTATAGACATGGACACAATAGATGTTTCCAATTTAAATAGGCAGTTTTTATTTAG GCCTAAAGATGTTGGAAGATCCAAGGCTGAAGTTGCTGCAGAATTCCTAAATGACAGAGTTCCTAACTGCAACGTGGTCCC ACATTTCAACAAGATTCAAGATTTTAACGACACTTTCTACCGAC aaTTTCATATTATTGTATGTGGCCTGGACTCCATCATAGCCAGAAGATGGATCAATGGAATGCTG ATATCTCTTCTAAACTATGAAGATGGTGTGTTGGATCCAAGCTCCATTGTCCCATTGATAGATGGGGGCACTGAAGGCTTTAAAGGGAATGCCCGAGTGATTTTGCCTGGAATGACTGCCTGTATTGAGTGCACCTTGGAACTTTACCCACCACAG GTCAATTTCCCCATGTGTACCATTGCATCCATGCCCAGGCTCCCAGAACACTGTATCGAGTATGTAAGGATGTTGCAGTGGCCCAAAGAGCAGCCTTTTGGAG ATGGAGTTCCATTAGATGGAGATGACCCTAAACATATTCAGTGGATTTTTCAAAAATCTGTAGAGAGAGCATCACAATATAACATTAGAGGTGTCACCTATCGACTCACTCAAG GGGTAGTAAAACGAATCATTCCTGCAGTAGCTTCTACAAATGCAGTCATTGcag CTGTGTGTGCCACTGAGGTTTTTAAGATCGCCACAAG TGCGTACATTCCCCTTAACAACTACCTGGTGTTCAATGATGTAGACGgactgtacacatacacatttgaaGCAGAGAGGAAG GAAAACTGTCCCGCATGTAGCCAGCTTCCTCAAAACATTCAGTTTTCCCCATCCGCTAAACTACAAGAGGTTTTAGACTATCTAACCAATAGTGCTTCTCT GCAAATGAAGTCTCCAGCTATCACAGCCACATTAGAAGGGAAAAACAGAACACTTTACTTACAG TCAGTAACATCTATTGAAGAACGAACAAGGCCCAATCTTTCTAAGACATTAAAAG AATTAGGACTCGTTGATGGACAAGAACTGGCTGTTGCTGATGTCACTACACCACAGACTGTACTATTCAAACTTCATTTTacttaa
- the Uba3 gene encoding NEDD8-activating enzyme E1 catalytic subunit isoform X1, giving the protein MADGEEPEKKRRRIEELLAEKMAVDGGCGDTGDWEGRWNHVKKFLERSGPFTHPDFEPSTESLQFLLDTCKVLVIGAGGLGCELLKNLALSGFRQIHVIDMDTIDVSNLNRQFLFRPKDVGRSKAEVAAEFLNDRVPNCNVVPHFNKIQDFNDTFYRQFHIIVCGLDSIIARRWINGMLISLLNYEDGVLDPSSIVPLIDGGTEGFKGNARVILPGMTACIECTLELYPPQVNFPMCTIASMPRLPEHCIEYVRMLQWPKEQPFGDGVPLDGDDPKHIQWIFQKSVERASQYNIRGVTYRLTQGVVKRIIPAVASTNAVIAAVCATEVFKIATSAYIPLNNYLVFNDVDGLYTYTFEAERKENCPACSQLPQNIQFSPSAKLQEVLDYLTNSASLQMKSPAITATLEGKNRTLYLQSVTSIEERTRPNLSKTLKELGLVDGQELAVADVTTPQTVLFKLHFT; this is encoded by the exons AATGGCTGTTGATGGTGGGTGTGGGGACACTGGAGACTGGGAAGGTCGCTGGAACCATGTAAAGAAGTTCCTCGAGCGATCTGGACCCTTCACACACCCTGATTTCGAACCAAGCACTGAA TCGCTCCAGTTCTTGTTAGATACATGTAAAGTTCTAGTCATTGGAGCTGGTGGCTTAGGATGTGAGCTACTGAAAAATCTg GCATTGTCTGGTTTTAGACAGATTCATGTTATAGACATGGACACAATAGATGTTTCCAATTTAAATAGGCAGTTTTTATTTAG GCCTAAAGATGTTGGAAGATCCAAGGCTGAAGTTGCTGCAGAATTCCTAAATGACAGAGTTCCTAACTGCAACGTGGTCCC ACATTTCAACAAGATTCAAGATTTTAACGACACTTTCTACCGAC aaTTTCATATTATTGTATGTGGCCTGGACTCCATCATAGCCAGAAGATGGATCAATGGAATGCTG ATATCTCTTCTAAACTATGAAGATGGTGTGTTGGATCCAAGCTCCATTGTCCCATTGATAGATGGGGGCACTGAAGGCTTTAAAGGGAATGCCCGAGTGATTTTGCCTGGAATGACTGCCTGTATTGAGTGCACCTTGGAACTTTACCCACCACAG GTCAATTTCCCCATGTGTACCATTGCATCCATGCCCAGGCTCCCAGAACACTGTATCGAGTATGTAAGGATGTTGCAGTGGCCCAAAGAGCAGCCTTTTGGAG ATGGAGTTCCATTAGATGGAGATGACCCTAAACATATTCAGTGGATTTTTCAAAAATCTGTAGAGAGAGCATCACAATATAACATTAGAGGTGTCACCTATCGACTCACTCAAG GGGTAGTAAAACGAATCATTCCTGCAGTAGCTTCTACAAATGCAGTCATTGcag CTGTGTGTGCCACTGAGGTTTTTAAGATCGCCACAAG TGCGTACATTCCCCTTAACAACTACCTGGTGTTCAATGATGTAGACGgactgtacacatacacatttgaaGCAGAGAGGAAG GAAAACTGTCCCGCATGTAGCCAGCTTCCTCAAAACATTCAGTTTTCCCCATCCGCTAAACTACAAGAGGTTTTAGACTATCTAACCAATAGTGCTTCTCT GCAAATGAAGTCTCCAGCTATCACAGCCACATTAGAAGGGAAAAACAGAACACTTTACTTACAG TCAGTAACATCTATTGAAGAACGAACAAGGCCCAATCTTTCTAAGACATTAAAAG AATTAGGACTCGTTGATGGACAAGAACTGGCTGTTGCTGATGTCACTACACCACAGACTGTACTATTCAAACTTCATTTTacttaa